DNA from Gephyromycinifex aptenodytis:
CCGAGCTTGTTGCGCGGTTCGCGGCCGAGGTAGATGTTCTCGGCCACCATCATTTCCGGCACCGGGGAGAGTTCCTGGTGGATCATCGAAATACCCATCTCGATGGCGTCCTTGGGGCTGGAGATCGTGACTTCCTCGCCCTCGAAAAGGATGCGACCCGAGCTGGGGGCATGGATCCCCGCCAGGATTTTCATCAGCGTGGACTTCCCCGCGCCGTTCTCGCCCATCAAGGAGTGCACGTTGCCGGCGCGCACCACCAGGTCGACATCGTCCAGGGCCTTCACCCCGGGAAACTGCTTGGAGATGCCCTCCATGCGAAGGAGAGCTTCGGATTGCGAATCCGCCGGTGGGAGGTGAGCAGGTGCGTTCTCGGACATGGTTCCTCACGTACTGGGAGGCTGCTCGAACAGAACGGCAGGCGATGATGCGTGCCGGTGGAGCTTGTGGGCGGGCGCGCAGGGCGCCCGCCCACAAGCGCATCAGTCGGTGAACTGAGCCATGTTTTCGGGGGTGACAAGCTGGTAGGGCACGTTGACGAAGGACGGAACCTTTTCGCCGTTGTACAGGCGGATGACACTGTCGACACCGCCGGCGCCCTGGCCCTTGGCGTCCTGGAAGACGGTGACCGCCAGATCACCCTTCTTCATTGAGTTCAGGGCGTCCTTGGTGGCATCGACGCCGCCGACCTTGACCGCGTCGAGCTTGTTGGCGGCCTTCAACGCGGAGATGGCGCCCAGTGCCATCTCGTCGTTGTTGGAGCAGATGACGTCGATCTTGTCCCCGGACTGGATCCAGTTCTCGGTGATCGCCAGGCCCTTGTCGCGGTACCAGTTACCGGCCTGCTCCCGGATGACCTTCATCTCGGGGTACTTGGCAACTACGTCCTTGCAGCCCTTGGTGCGCATCTGGGTGGACTCCTGGCTGGGGTCGCCCTGCAGGATGGCGACGTTGCCCTTCTTGCCCACGAGTTCGGCCAGGGCCTCCATCTGCAGTTCTCCCGCCACGATGGACTCCGAGCCGACGTAGGGCACCTCTGCCGGCAGGGAGGAGGGGCGGCGGTTGACCATGACCAGCGGGATTTTCGCGTCGGTGACGGCCTGAACCATCGGGTCGGCCGCGTCGGTGTCCTGGGGCAGGATGATGATGCCGTCGACGCCCTGGCTGACGAAGTTCTCAACCTGCCCGAGCTGAACCTCGGTCTTCTCTTGCGCCGAGACGATGTTGAGCTCCACACCGGCTTCCTTGGCCCGAGCGGTCATCCCGTCGGCGACGTTCTGCAGGAACTGGTCGAGAACGGGGAAGGCGACCCCGATCTTGAGAGTTTTGCCGTCCTTTGGTTTGACGACGTCGGAGGGTTCATAGGTCACCGTTTCCCCGGCCGGCGCGGCGGCGCCGTTGGAGCCCTCACCGCTTGCGGGGGCTTGCGGGGCCGCGGTGGTGCCGCAGCCGGCCATGACGACGGCAATCGCTGCGATGGTCGTCATCTTGAGTCCGTGCTTCATTGCGAAACTCCTCGTGATCCGAGCCCGGGGGCTCCTGCGTCACGCGGCCACGTCGTCGTGACCGTCTGGGTGAAAACTATGGACAATGCGGACACATTGTCAATACATTTGAACAAATACTC
Protein-coding regions in this window:
- a CDS encoding sugar ABC transporter substrate-binding protein codes for the protein MKHGLKMTTIAAIAVVMAGCGTTAAPQAPASGEGSNGAAAPAGETVTYEPSDVVKPKDGKTLKIGVAFPVLDQFLQNVADGMTARAKEAGVELNIVSAQEKTEVQLGQVENFVSQGVDGIIILPQDTDAADPMVQAVTDAKIPLVMVNRRPSSLPAEVPYVGSESIVAGELQMEALAELVGKKGNVAILQGDPSQESTQMRTKGCKDVVAKYPEMKVIREQAGNWYRDKGLAITENWIQSGDKIDVICSNNDEMALGAISALKAANKLDAVKVGGVDATKDALNSMKKGDLAVTVFQDAKGQGAGGVDSVIRLYNGEKVPSFVNVPYQLVTPENMAQFTD